In the genome of Pseudomonas putida, one region contains:
- a CDS encoding efflux RND transporter periplasmic adaptor subunit, producing MRTAARTLVTLCVVALAVFAGYHLWQYYMLTPWTRDARVRADVVVIAPDVSGWVRELKVHDNQQVKAGDVLMSIDRERFQAAYDQASAVAETRGQQLRLREREAARRTALGPEAISAELRENAQINAAIARGELHEAQAQLQVAKINLDRSEVRAPRSGHITNLRLAQGNYVNTGQSVMALVDDSTFYIQAYFEETKLPRIRVGDPVKVWLMGAGESMDGHVQSISRGITDSNSNPDSQLLPEVEPTFNWVRLAQRIPVRIRLDQIPEGMNLSAGMTASVQVHEAKAQR from the coding sequence ATGCGTACAGCCGCACGTACCCTGGTCACCTTGTGTGTGGTGGCGCTGGCGGTGTTTGCCGGCTATCACCTTTGGCAGTACTACATGCTCACCCCCTGGACGCGGGATGCGCGGGTACGCGCCGATGTGGTGGTCATCGCTCCGGACGTCTCCGGCTGGGTGCGTGAGCTGAAGGTCCATGACAACCAGCAGGTCAAGGCGGGCGATGTGCTCATGAGCATCGATCGTGAGCGCTTTCAGGCCGCCTACGATCAGGCCAGCGCCGTGGCCGAGACCCGTGGCCAGCAGTTGCGCCTGCGTGAGCGCGAGGCGGCACGTCGCACGGCGCTCGGCCCGGAGGCCATCAGCGCCGAGCTGCGCGAGAACGCCCAGATCAACGCGGCGATCGCCCGTGGCGAACTGCATGAAGCCCAGGCGCAGTTGCAGGTCGCCAAGATCAACCTGGACCGCAGTGAAGTGCGCGCGCCGCGTAGCGGGCATATCACCAACCTGCGCCTGGCCCAGGGCAACTACGTCAATACCGGGCAATCGGTGATGGCCTTGGTGGACGACTCGACCTTTTATATCCAGGCCTATTTCGAGGAAACCAAGTTGCCGCGCATTCGCGTGGGCGACCCGGTCAAGGTCTGGCTGATGGGCGCGGGTGAGTCGATGGACGGACACGTGCAGAGCATCAGCCGCGGCATCACCGACAGCAACAGCAACCCCGACAGCCAACTCCTGCCGGAGGTCGAGCCGACCTTCAACTGGGTGAGGCTGGCCCAGCGGATCCCGGTGCGCATTCGTCTGGATCAGATCCCGGAAGGCATGAACCTGAGCGCGGGCATGACGGCCAGCGTGCAGGTTCATGAGGCGAAGGCACAGCGCTAA
- a CDS encoding DUF1656 domain-containing protein: protein MGLREWALGGVLLSPFLVYVLMALALTGLLRLLVQATPLGRWIWHEALFDAALFVCILSLVVHLLGPL, encoded by the coding sequence ATGGGCTTGCGTGAGTGGGCGCTGGGCGGCGTGCTGCTCAGCCCGTTTCTGGTCTATGTGCTGATGGCCCTGGCCCTGACCGGTTTGCTGCGCCTGCTGGTACAGGCCACACCCTTGGGGCGTTGGATCTGGCACGAGGCCTTGTTCGATGCCGCATTGTTCGTTTGTATCCTGTCCCTGGTGGTGCACCTGTTGGGACCTTTGTAA
- a CDS encoding FUSC family protein, with amino-acid sequence MPITLTALFAPTPLAVKFAIKTLLGGGLALWLAMRWGLEQPSWALMTAFIVAQPLSGMVVQKGLARLAGTLVGTFMSVVFMGLFAQAPWLFLLTLALWLALCTAASTQLRSAWAYAFVLAGYTVAIIALPAISHPLQVFDQAVARCTEICLGIVCATATSALLWPLRVEQQLAGQARQAWQNGLKACSAMLGGEDEARKGLLEILGRIVAIDAQREHAWFEGHRGRQRARAIRGLSQKLMMLLRLARSVRRQWRQLDEAEAGRLAPWLQEVRVQLAAPELPNLLLLRQRLWDAAHDEQISSAEHYCLARLTLLLDFAMAATQALQDVEQGRAPKEVSQSLAAHRDLPLALLFGSRSALAFLAMSSFWLATAWPAAPGGLVLTCVVCSLFASRENGAQIGLSFLRGILLAIPVAFLVGQILLPQWSSFAMLCLGMGVPLFFGALGMAHPRTGATATSYCLHFIVLVAPLNIMHFDVAAMLNSAQAMLLGVGAAVLAFRLLVLRHPAWLGRRLRKATQGDLVRLTRRDLRGADSWFGGRMADRLMQLARHASELPEAERKRWDDGLHGLDIGDELVHLRMCLAVAQAPLGAAERHYLQQLEAVLASGPAPGRGQRLDAASEQFIEALRRQPPSDPLRLAIGAVLQLQRSWGKWCRRQEEIHGLA; translated from the coding sequence GTGCCCATCACCCTCACGGCCCTTTTTGCTCCCACCCCCCTCGCTGTCAAGTTCGCCATCAAGACCTTGCTCGGTGGGGGGCTGGCGCTGTGGCTGGCCATGCGGTGGGGCCTGGAGCAGCCGTCCTGGGCGTTGATGACGGCTTTCATCGTCGCCCAGCCGCTGTCTGGCATGGTCGTGCAAAAGGGCCTGGCCCGGCTGGCTGGGACCTTGGTGGGCACGTTCATGTCGGTGGTGTTCATGGGCCTGTTCGCCCAGGCGCCTTGGTTGTTTCTGCTTACCCTGGCGTTGTGGCTGGCGCTGTGCACGGCGGCGTCCACTCAGTTGCGTAGCGCCTGGGCCTACGCGTTCGTGCTGGCCGGCTATACCGTTGCGATCATCGCCTTGCCGGCGATCAGCCATCCGCTGCAAGTGTTCGACCAAGCCGTGGCGCGCTGTACCGAGATCTGCCTGGGGATCGTCTGCGCCACCGCCACCAGCGCCTTGCTATGGCCGCTGCGGGTCGAACAGCAACTCGCAGGTCAGGCACGCCAGGCCTGGCAGAACGGCCTGAAGGCTTGCAGCGCCATGCTTGGAGGCGAGGACGAAGCGCGTAAAGGACTGCTGGAAATCCTTGGTCGAATCGTCGCCATCGATGCCCAGCGCGAACACGCCTGGTTCGAAGGACACCGCGGCCGTCAGCGCGCCCGGGCCATCCGTGGGTTGAGCCAGAAACTGATGATGCTATTGCGTCTCGCCCGCTCGGTGAGGCGTCAGTGGCGCCAGCTCGACGAGGCCGAGGCCGGTCGGCTGGCGCCGTGGCTGCAGGAGGTTCGCGTGCAACTGGCCGCCCCCGAGTTGCCGAATCTGTTGCTGTTGCGCCAACGCCTCTGGGATGCAGCCCATGATGAACAGATCAGTTCTGCCGAGCATTATTGCCTGGCGCGCCTGACCCTGTTGCTGGATTTCGCCATGGCCGCGACCCAGGCCTTGCAGGACGTTGAGCAGGGCAGGGCACCGAAGGAGGTGTCGCAGAGCCTGGCCGCTCACCGGGACTTGCCGTTGGCACTGCTGTTTGGATCGCGCAGTGCCCTGGCGTTCCTGGCCATGAGCAGTTTCTGGCTGGCCACCGCATGGCCGGCGGCGCCGGGCGGGTTGGTGCTCACCTGTGTGGTCTGCAGTTTGTTCGCCAGCCGTGAGAACGGCGCGCAGATCGGCTTGAGTTTCTTGCGTGGGATTCTCCTGGCGATCCCGGTGGCGTTTCTGGTGGGGCAGATCCTTCTGCCTCAGTGGAGCAGCTTTGCGATGCTTTGCCTGGGAATGGGTGTGCCGCTGTTCTTCGGTGCCCTGGGCATGGCCCACCCACGCACGGGGGCCACTGCGACCTCGTATTGTCTGCATTTCATCGTGCTGGTGGCGCCACTGAACATCATGCATTTCGACGTGGCGGCCATGCTCAACAGTGCCCAGGCCATGTTGCTCGGCGTGGGCGCGGCAGTCCTGGCATTTCGACTGTTGGTGCTGCGCCATCCGGCCTGGCTCGGTCGACGCCTGCGCAAGGCAACCCAGGGGGATCTGGTACGCCTGACGCGTCGTGATCTTCGGGGGGCCGACAGCTGGTTCGGCGGGCGCATGGCCGACCGCCTGATGCAACTGGCGCGGCACGCCAGCGAGCTGCCGGAAGCTGAGCGCAAGCGGTGGGACGATGGCTTGCACGGCTTGGATATCGGCGATGAGCTGGTGCATTTGCGCATGTGCCTGGCTGTGGCCCAGGCACCGCTGGGGGCTGCCGAGCGTCATTACCTGCAACAGCTGGAGGCGGTGCTCGCCAGCGGCCCGGCACCGGGCCGTGGTCAGCGCTTGGACGCGGCCAGTGAACAGTTCATCGAGGCCCTGCGCCGCCAGCCGCCCAGCGACCCGCTGCGCCTGGCCATCGGCGCGGTACTGCAATTGCAGAGGAGCTGGGGCAAGTGGTGCCGCCGGCAGGAGGAAATCCATGGGCTTGCGTGA
- the ccoM gene encoding cytochrome c oxidase subunit CcoM: MFFDNVVIAGVVTVGLMLVFFAGLGIFIWKDSSKRKSR, encoded by the coding sequence ATGTTCTTCGACAACGTGGTTATCGCCGGTGTGGTAACGGTCGGATTGATGTTGGTGTTCTTCGCCGGTCTGGGCATTTTCATCTGGAAGGACTCAAGCAAGCGCAAGTCGCGCTGA
- a CDS encoding aspartate-semialdehyde dehydrogenase encodes MLPPIIPLSAAPVTSQQDPVKPTPNIPPVVPAQPSSSEGTIDLRHQRDPQEQALLLREEQRRQQQRRQKGQDEPFSAVPEDELNADNTVPVSPLGERPRQGLLVDIEV; translated from the coding sequence ATGCTGCCGCCCATCATTCCGCTCAGTGCCGCGCCGGTGACCTCGCAACAGGATCCGGTCAAACCGACCCCGAACATTCCGCCGGTGGTTCCCGCGCAGCCCAGCTCCAGTGAGGGCACCATCGACCTGCGCCACCAACGCGACCCCCAGGAGCAGGCCCTGTTGCTGCGTGAAGAGCAGCGCCGCCAGCAGCAGCGTCGGCAAAAAGGCCAGGACGAGCCGTTCAGCGCCGTGCCGGAGGATGAGCTCAACGCTGACAACACCGTGCCGGTATCGCCCCTGGGCGAGCGCCCGCGCCAAGGGCTGCTGGTGGATATCGAAGTCTGA
- a CDS encoding M949_RS01915 family surface polysaccharide biosynthesis protein: protein MLAKHRWLNASLAMGSLLLAACNQKNFETLPPIPAEQLEVLGVQTPIKSVHFRDRDGEGLLVLSRTDGQATDAETEQEVDKVVLKATLYGRSADGDAFTSRWQIEQETSCPGLDLDVDFYTDVSDVSDLNKDGVAELTVASHAFCGGGIDPHDIAIEMREGQAVYSITGQSLITPAGEEPVGGEREDSASLKNAPQVLRDHMDAVWQQVYKRPWSEASPPNDEPTEDDVEVE, encoded by the coding sequence ATGCTTGCCAAGCACCGCTGGTTGAATGCCTCCCTGGCCATGGGCAGCTTGCTGCTGGCTGCCTGTAACCAGAAAAACTTCGAGACCTTGCCGCCGATTCCGGCCGAACAGCTGGAAGTGCTGGGCGTGCAGACCCCCATCAAGAGCGTGCATTTCCGTGATCGCGACGGCGAAGGTCTATTGGTGCTTAGCCGCACCGATGGCCAAGCCACCGACGCCGAAACCGAACAGGAAGTCGACAAGGTGGTGCTCAAGGCCACCCTCTATGGGCGCAGCGCGGACGGGGATGCGTTCACGTCACGCTGGCAGATCGAACAGGAGACCAGTTGCCCAGGGCTGGACCTGGACGTGGACTTCTACACCGATGTCAGTGATGTCAGTGACCTGAACAAGGACGGTGTCGCCGAGCTGACCGTGGCCAGCCATGCCTTCTGTGGTGGCGGTATCGACCCCCACGACATCGCCATCGAGATGCGTGAGGGGCAGGCGGTCTACAGCATTACCGGCCAGTCACTGATCACGCCGGCCGGTGAGGAACCGGTCGGCGGCGAGCGCGAGGACAGCGCCTCGCTCAAGAATGCGCCGCAAGTGTTGCGTGATCACATGGATGCGGTGTGGCAGCAGGTCTACAAGCGGCCTTGGAGCGAAGCCAGCCCCCCGAACGACGAGCCGACCGAGGACGACGTCGAGGTCGAGTGA
- the rapA gene encoding RNA polymerase-associated protein RapA, translating to MAQQYQPGQRWISDSEAELGLGTILAQDGRLLTVLYPATGDTRQYSLRNAPLTRVRFSPGDQITHFEGWKLTVREVEDADGLLVYHGLDGQNQARVLPETQLSNFIQFRLASDRLFAGQIDPLSWFSLRYNTLQHTSKQMLSTLWGLGGCRAQPIAHQMHIAREVADRIAPRVLLADEVGLGKTIEAGLVIHRQLLCGRASRVLILVPENLQHQWLVEMRRRFNLQVALFDAERFIESDASNPFEDAQLALVALEWLVEDEKAQDALFAAGWDLMVVDEAHHLVWHEEQASPEYALVEQLAQVIPGVLLLTATPEQLGQDSHFARLRLLDPNRFHDLAAFRAESEHYRPVAEAVQELLDEGRLSPKAHATIEGFLGAEGEALLAAVTDGDSQASARLIRELLDRHGTGRVLFRNTRAAIQGFPERQLHPYPLANPEQYHALPSGERAELYPEVAFQAQGETSDDERWWRFDPRVDWLIDTLKMLKRTKVLVICAHAETAMDLEDALRVRSGIPATVFHEGMSILERDRAAAYFADEEFGAQVLICSEIGSEGRNFQFAHHLVMFDLPAHPDLLEQRIGRLDRIGQKHTIQLHIPYLQDSPQERLFQWYHQGLNAFLATCPTGNALQHQFGPRLLSLLEGGDSKAWEALVDEARAERERLEAELHSGRDRLLELNSGGAGEGQALVEAILEQDDQFALPIYMETLFDAFGIDSEDHSENALILKPSEKMLDASFPLGDDEGVTITYDRNQALSREDMQFLTWEHPMVQGGMDLVLSGSMGNTAVALIKNKALKPGTVLLELLYVSEVVAPRSLQLGRYLPSAALRCLLDANGNDLSPRVAFETLNDQLESVPKASANKFVQAQRDVLAKRIAGGEAKVMPSHVERVAEAQRRLAAEADEDLARLTALKAVNPSVRDSEIDALRKQREEGLAMLEKAALRLEAIRVLVAG from the coding sequence ATGGCGCAGCAGTATCAACCGGGGCAACGCTGGATCAGTGACAGCGAAGCCGAGCTCGGCCTGGGGACCATCCTGGCGCAGGATGGCCGCCTGCTGACCGTGCTCTACCCGGCCACTGGCGACACCCGTCAGTATTCCCTGCGCAATGCGCCGCTGACCCGCGTGCGCTTCTCGCCTGGCGACCAGATCACTCACTTCGAGGGCTGGAAGCTGACCGTGCGCGAGGTCGAGGATGCCGATGGCCTGCTGGTCTACCACGGCCTTGATGGCCAGAACCAGGCACGCGTCCTACCGGAGACCCAGCTGTCTAACTTCATCCAGTTCCGTCTGGCCAGCGACCGCCTGTTCGCCGGGCAGATCGACCCGCTGTCGTGGTTCTCCCTGCGCTACAACACCCTGCAGCACACCAGCAAGCAGATGCTCTCGACCCTCTGGGGTTTGGGCGGCTGCCGCGCCCAGCCGATCGCGCACCAGATGCACATCGCCCGCGAAGTGGCCGACCGTATTGCACCAAGGGTCCTGCTGGCCGACGAAGTAGGCCTGGGCAAGACCATCGAGGCAGGCCTGGTGATCCATCGCCAACTGCTGTGCGGGCGCGCCAGCCGCGTGCTGATCCTGGTACCGGAAAACCTGCAGCACCAATGGCTGGTGGAGATGCGTCGGCGCTTCAACCTGCAAGTGGCGCTATTCGATGCCGAGCGCTTCATCGAAAGCGACGCCAGCAACCCGTTCGAAGATGCCCAGCTCGCCCTGGTAGCCCTGGAATGGCTGGTCGAGGACGAAAAGGCCCAGGACGCGCTGTTCGCTGCCGGCTGGGACCTGATGGTCGTCGACGAAGCCCACCACCTGGTGTGGCACGAAGAACAGGCAAGCCCCGAGTACGCCCTGGTCGAGCAACTGGCCCAGGTCATCCCGGGCGTACTGCTGCTCACCGCCACTCCCGAGCAATTGGGCCAGGACAGCCACTTCGCCCGCCTGCGCCTGCTCGACCCCAACCGTTTCCATGACCTGGCCGCCTTCCGCGCCGAGAGCGAGCACTATCGCCCGGTGGCCGAAGCCGTTCAGGAACTGCTCGACGAAGGCCGTCTGTCGCCCAAGGCCCACGCCACCATCGAGGGTTTCCTCGGTGCCGAGGGCGAAGCCCTGCTGGCCGCCGTCACCGATGGCGACAGCCAGGCCAGCGCACGCCTGATCCGCGAGCTGCTCGACCGCCACGGCACCGGCCGCGTGCTCTTCCGTAACACCCGCGCAGCGATCCAAGGCTTCCCAGAGCGCCAACTGCACCCCTACCCGCTGGCCAACCCGGAGCAGTACCACGCACTGCCGAGCGGCGAACGTGCCGAGCTTTACCCGGAAGTGGCCTTCCAAGCCCAGGGTGAGACCAGCGACGACGAGCGCTGGTGGCGCTTCGATCCTCGGGTCGACTGGCTGATCGACACCCTGAAGATGCTCAAGCGCACCAAGGTGCTGGTGATCTGCGCCCACGCCGAGACCGCCATGGACCTGGAAGACGCCCTGCGCGTGCGCTCAGGCATTCCGGCCACGGTGTTCCATGAGGGAATGAGCATCCTGGAGCGTGACCGCGCGGCAGCCTACTTCGCTGACGAAGAGTTCGGCGCCCAAGTGCTGATCTGCTCGGAAATCGGCAGCGAAGGCCGCAACTTCCAGTTCGCCCACCACCTGGTGATGTTCGATCTGCCGGCGCATCCCGACCTGCTCGAACAGCGTATCGGCCGCCTGGACCGCATCGGCCAGAAGCACACCATCCAACTGCACATCCCCTACCTGCAGGACAGCCCGCAGGAGCGCTTGTTCCAGTGGTACCACCAGGGCCTGAACGCCTTCCTGGCCACCTGCCCAACCGGCAATGCCCTGCAGCACCAGTTCGGCCCACGTCTGCTATCGCTGCTCGAAGGCGGGGACAGCAAGGCCTGGGAGGCGCTGGTCGATGAAGCCCGTGCAGAGCGTGAACGCCTGGAAGCCGAACTGCACAGCGGTCGCGACCGCCTGCTGGAGCTCAATTCCGGCGGTGCAGGTGAAGGTCAGGCGCTGGTGGAGGCAATCCTCGAACAGGACGACCAGTTCGCCCTGCCCATCTATATGGAGACCCTGTTCGACGCCTTCGGCATCGACAGCGAAGATCATTCGGAAAACGCCCTGATCCTCAAGCCGAGCGAGAAGATGCTCGACGCCAGCTTCCCGCTGGGTGACGACGAAGGCGTGACCATCACCTACGATCGCAACCAGGCGCTGTCACGCGAGGACATGCAGTTCCTGACCTGGGAACACCCCATGGTCCAGGGTGGCATGGACCTGGTGCTGTCCGGCTCCATGGGCAACACCGCGGTGGCGCTGATCAAGAACAAGGCGCTCAAGCCCGGCACCGTGCTGCTCGAGCTGCTCTATGTCAGCGAAGTGGTCGCTCCTCGCAGCCTGCAACTGGGTCGCTATCTGCCCTCGGCAGCCCTGCGCTGCCTGCTCGATGCCAACGGCAACGACCTGAGCCCACGCGTGGCCTTCGAAACCCTCAATGACCAGTTGGAAAGCGTGCCCAAGGCCAGCGCCAACAAGTTCGTCCAGGCCCAGCGCGATGTACTGGCCAAGCGCATCGCCGGTGGCGAAGCCAAGGTCATGCCAAGCCATGTCGAGCGCGTGGCCGAAGCACAACGCCGCCTGGCTGCCGAAGCCGACGAGGATCTGGCCCGTCTGACTGCACTCAAAGCAGTCAACCCGAGCGTGCGCGACAGCGAAATCGACGCCCTGCGCAAGCAGCGCGAAGAAGGCCTGGCCATGCTGGAAAAGGCCGCTCTTCGCCTGGAAGCGATCCGCGTACTGGTCGCAGGCTGA
- a CDS encoding putative bifunctional diguanylate cyclase/phosphodiesterase, with protein MEWLGLQLFAKLPTTGQIFLDCRHDPLLVLLAYGVACIACFATLEMAERQSQSEDPMARRQWRVLGACCLAAGIWALHFISTLALQTPVAVRYDVTMTGLSLLIALLTAWFAMNSLDRAEMRLGHYVQSALLTGLGIVLMHFAGMAGLQINADQFYQPGLTLLALAITLGASLLMLSMGRYFSQGSGTLHLASKYAASVLVAGGLIGTHFINMAAMTLVVPADSALHLPSADNSLQLGLTVAFITLLISGSSISAALSDRKLQSKEHDLRRVNVLLSQLDQARASLQQAAHYDALTNLVNRRGFNQVFAERLCEHANNENRLAVMFLDIDHFKRINDSLGHAAGDELLKVIAGHIKAATRNQDLVARFGGDEFCIVTSLNSRDEARHLAQRIMQRMKDPIDLGGRRMVMTTSIGISIFPDDGRTAEELLKNADLALYQSKGCGRKSLNFFNSTLKTRATLELQLEEELRVALLEERGLCVHYQPIFDLHNGQVAKLEALVRWQHPQHGLLSPDRFIGIAETNGLIADLDLWVLRRACHDLAQLNRHGYRNLKVTVNCSAVTLGREELPNEVEMALFQAGVSARQLELEVTENALMGDIQRVVSLLKRIRAQGVALSIDDFGTGYSSLAYLRRLPLDVLKVDRSFIQDVPGSQKDREIVQAIIIMAHTLHLQVVTEGVETIEQHAFLAAHGCDFLQGYLLSRPVPLAELRPILDRLDAQEPALSPCCDTALPVSRDLFADTPGYRANASVAQPGH; from the coding sequence ATGGAGTGGTTGGGACTGCAATTATTCGCCAAGCTGCCGACTACCGGTCAAATCTTCCTGGACTGCCGCCACGATCCTCTGCTGGTTCTGCTCGCCTATGGGGTAGCCTGCATCGCCTGTTTCGCGACGCTGGAGATGGCCGAACGCCAGAGCCAGAGCGAAGACCCGATGGCCCGGCGGCAATGGCGTGTGCTGGGCGCCTGCTGCCTGGCCGCCGGTATATGGGCGCTGCACTTCATCAGCACGCTGGCCCTGCAGACACCGGTAGCTGTGCGTTATGACGTGACCATGACCGGCTTGTCGCTGCTGATCGCCCTGCTCACCGCCTGGTTCGCGATGAACAGCCTCGATCGCGCCGAAATGCGCCTGGGCCATTATGTGCAGAGCGCATTGCTGACCGGGCTGGGCATCGTGCTCATGCATTTCGCGGGCATGGCTGGGCTACAGATCAACGCAGACCAGTTCTATCAGCCCGGCCTGACGCTCCTGGCCCTCGCCATCACCCTCGGCGCCAGCCTGTTGATGCTGTCGATGGGACGCTATTTCAGCCAGGGCAGTGGCACCCTGCACCTGGCCAGCAAGTATGCCGCCAGCGTGTTAGTAGCCGGCGGCCTGATCGGCACGCACTTCATCAACATGGCCGCCATGACGCTGGTGGTGCCCGCCGACAGTGCCCTGCACCTGCCGTCGGCCGACAACAGCCTGCAGCTGGGTCTGACCGTCGCCTTCATCACCCTCCTGATCAGCGGCAGCAGCATCAGCGCCGCTCTGTCGGACAGGAAACTGCAAAGCAAGGAGCACGACCTGCGTAGGGTCAACGTTCTGCTCAGCCAGCTAGATCAGGCGCGCGCCTCCCTGCAGCAGGCCGCCCATTACGATGCCCTGACCAACCTGGTCAACCGTCGTGGCTTCAATCAAGTCTTCGCCGAACGCCTTTGCGAACACGCCAACAACGAAAACCGACTGGCGGTGATGTTCCTGGATATCGATCACTTCAAGCGGATCAACGACAGCCTTGGCCATGCTGCAGGCGATGAGCTGCTCAAGGTCATTGCCGGCCACATCAAGGCCGCCACCCGCAACCAGGATCTGGTGGCACGTTTTGGCGGCGACGAGTTCTGCATCGTCACCAGCCTCAACAGCCGCGACGAAGCGCGTCACCTGGCCCAGCGCATCATGCAGCGAATGAAAGACCCCATCGACCTGGGTGGTCGGCGCATGGTCATGACCACCAGCATCGGCATCAGTATTTTTCCCGATGACGGACGCACCGCCGAAGAACTGCTCAAGAACGCCGACCTGGCGCTGTACCAGTCCAAGGGCTGCGGGCGCAAGAGCCTGAACTTCTTCAACAGCACCCTCAAAACGCGCGCGACCCTGGAGTTGCAACTGGAAGAAGAACTGCGCGTGGCCCTGCTCGAAGAACGGGGGCTGTGCGTTCACTACCAGCCGATCTTCGACCTGCACAATGGTCAGGTCGCAAAGCTCGAAGCCCTGGTGCGCTGGCAGCATCCCCAACATGGCCTGCTCAGCCCGGACCGTTTCATCGGTATCGCCGAAACCAATGGCCTGATCGCCGACCTAGACCTGTGGGTGCTGCGCCGAGCCTGTCATGACCTGGCCCAGCTCAACCGTCACGGTTATCGCAATCTCAAGGTTACGGTCAATTGCTCAGCGGTGACCCTTGGTCGCGAAGAGTTGCCCAATGAAGTGGAAATGGCGCTGTTCCAGGCTGGGGTGTCTGCTCGCCAACTGGAGCTGGAGGTCACCGAGAACGCTTTGATGGGCGATATCCAGCGCGTCGTCAGCCTGCTCAAGCGCATCCGCGCCCAAGGCGTGGCCCTGTCGATCGACGATTTCGGCACGGGATATTCATCGCTGGCCTACCTGCGGCGCCTGCCGCTGGACGTGCTCAAGGTCGATCGTTCGTTCATCCAGGACGTGCCGGGGAGCCAGAAAGATCGCGAGATTGTCCAGGCGATCATCATCATGGCCCACACCCTGCACCTGCAGGTGGTCACCGAGGGCGTCGAGACCATCGAGCAACACGCCTTCCTCGCCGCCCACGGTTGTGATTTCCTTCAGGGCTACCTGCTCAGCCGCCCGGTACCGCTGGCCGAGCTGCGGCCGATCCTCGACCGGCTCGACGCTCAGGAGCCAGCGCTCAGTCCTTGCTGCGATACAGCGCTACCAGTGTCGCGGGATCTTTTTGCAGATACCCCTGGCTACCGTGCAAACGCATCAGTTGCGCAGCCAGGCCACTGA
- a CDS encoding NAD(P)-dependent oxidoreductase, which translates to MSTALPSLGFAGIGLMGLPMCRRLLAAGYPLTVWNRNRQKCAELVAAGARQAASPAELCRDTDIVLLCLADTAVVREVVFGEQGIAQGGRDGQLLVDFSSLEPTATREMAAELAALCGMTWLDAPVSGGTPGAEAGTLAIMVGGEAQDLERVRPVLLNLGQRVTHMGGVGAGQVTKACNQMIVACNALVIAEVVALAEQSGVDARLIAEALAGGFADSKPLQILAPQMAESRFEPIKWHVRTLLKDLDTAVKFSREQGSATPISGLAAQLMRLHGSQGYLQKDPATLVALYRSKD; encoded by the coding sequence ATGAGTACTGCATTGCCTTCGCTGGGGTTCGCCGGAATCGGTTTGATGGGGCTGCCGATGTGCCGGCGCCTGTTGGCGGCGGGTTACCCGCTGACGGTCTGGAACCGCAACCGGCAAAAGTGCGCCGAGCTGGTAGCAGCCGGGGCGCGCCAGGCAGCCAGCCCCGCCGAGTTGTGCCGTGACACGGACATCGTGCTGCTGTGCCTGGCCGACACGGCCGTAGTGCGTGAGGTGGTGTTCGGTGAGCAAGGCATCGCCCAGGGCGGGCGCGACGGCCAGCTGTTGGTGGACTTCTCCAGCCTGGAGCCGACCGCCACCCGCGAGATGGCGGCTGAGCTGGCAGCGCTGTGTGGCATGACCTGGCTGGATGCGCCGGTCTCCGGCGGTACCCCCGGGGCCGAGGCTGGCACGCTGGCGATCATGGTGGGTGGCGAGGCGCAGGATCTGGAGCGCGTGCGCCCGGTGCTGTTGAACCTGGGCCAGAGGGTCACGCACATGGGCGGTGTGGGCGCTGGCCAGGTAACCAAGGCCTGCAACCAGATGATCGTGGCCTGCAACGCGCTGGTCATCGCCGAGGTTGTCGCGCTGGCCGAGCAATCGGGCGTTGACGCGCGACTGATCGCCGAGGCGCTGGCAGGGGGCTTTGCCGACTCCAAGCCGCTGCAGATCCTGGCGCCTCAGATGGCTGAGAGCCGTTTCGAGCCGATCAAGTGGCATGTGCGCACGTTGCTCAAGGACCTGGACACGGCGGTGAAGTTCTCCCGCGAGCAGGGTTCAGCGACGCCGATCAGTGGCCTGGCTGCGCAACTGATGCGTTTGCACGGTAGCCAGGGGTATCTGCAAAAAGATCCCGCGACACTGGTAGCGCTGTATCGCAGCAAGGACTGA
- a CDS encoding DUF2288 domain-containing protein: MTDQASTLYAKLLGETAIIEWKALERFWAKGDLIWVDPSLDLIAVAEAMAENRSEIFAKWRNDGTVAPVSAEQALDLQSRDPEIWAVVVSPFIVIQVKKPE; the protein is encoded by the coding sequence ATGACTGATCAAGCAAGCACCCTCTATGCCAAATTGCTCGGCGAGACGGCAATCATCGAGTGGAAAGCGCTGGAGCGCTTCTGGGCCAAAGGTGATCTGATTTGGGTCGACCCGAGTCTGGACCTGATCGCCGTTGCCGAGGCGATGGCCGAGAATCGCAGCGAGATCTTCGCCAAGTGGCGCAATGATGGCACTGTCGCGCCCGTCTCCGCAGAGCAGGCACTGGACTTGCAAAGCCGCGATCCAGAGATCTGGGCAGTGGTGGTTTCTCCGTTCATCGTCATCCAAGTGAAGAAACCGGAATAA